From the genome of Bradyrhizobium sp. ORS 278:
GAAAGACTTCATCTGCGAACGGTAATGTTTGCGCACCGAACCGAACGCGTGCGTCCGAATGCAGCTTGCCAGTCAGACCAGAGAAGACGAACAGAAGTTGTCGCCGTCCATCCAGGCGGCTCTCGTCGACTCTCTCTTCCAGGATCCAGGTCCGATGTTCGCCGGCGCACTCTGCGCCGCCGTCGCGGCCGTCATGACCGCCATGAAGAGCGGCGATTCCAATCTGTGGCCATGCGCGGTCATGCTCATCGTCGCGGGCGGGCTTCGCTCGCTCGACATGCGCTACTACCGGCACCTCTGTGACCGCGGGCGGCTGACACAGGAGGCGGTCGCGCGCTGGGAGATCCGCTATCAGATCGGCGCGATGCTGTACGCGCTGGTGCTCGGCGTCTGGTGCGTCGTCGCCGTGGTCGACAACAGCGACCCGGTCGTCCACCTGATCGCGATCTCGGTCACGCTCTGCTACATGTCGGCGGGGGCGGGGCGGACCTATGGCCGTCCCTGGATCTTCCACGTCCAGATCCTGCTCGCCTGCGGACCCCTGGCCATGGCGCTCGCGCTGCATGGCAGTCCCTACTACATGGGGATGGCGGCGTTCTGCGTGCTGTTCTTCATGTCGCTCAAGCACATCTCGACCAATCTGCAGCGCATCTTCGTCCAGGCCTTCGTGGCGCGCGAGGGCGAGGCGGCGCTGGCCAAGCAGTTCGACACCGCGCTCAACAACATGCCGCACGGGCTGTGCATGTTCGGGCCCGACGGGCGTCTCGCCGTCATGAATCACCGCTTCGGCGAGATGATGAGCCTGCCGGAGGACATCCTGCAGCGCGGCGGCAAGGCGGCCGACATCATCAATGCCTGCGTCATCTCCGGTGCAATCTCGGCCCCCAGCGGCCGCATGATCCTGTCGGAGATCGAGCATACCAAGACGCATAACATCATCACCAGCGATCCCGACATCGTGCGCGACCGCTCGCTGTCATGGACCTTCCAGCCGATGGCCGATGGCGGCGCTGTCGTCCTGCTCGAGGACATCACCGAGCGCCAGCATGCCGAGGCGCGGATCTCGCACCTCGCCCGCTACGACGAGCTCACCACCCTGCCGAACCGCGTCAGCTTCCGCGACGAGATCGAGCGCCTGCTCAAGATCCCGCAGCGCCACGGCGAGCTGTCGGCGCTGCTGTTCGTCGATCTCGACCGCTTCAAGCAGGTCAACGACACGCTCGGCCATCCCTGCGGCGATCAATTGCTGTGCGCGGTGTCCGAGCGGCTGCGCGACATGCTGCGCCCGGAGGATTTCGTCGCCCGCTTCGGCGGCGACGAATTCGTCGTGTTCCAGCGCAACATCCGCTCCAATGACGACGCCGCGGTGCTGGCGCGCCGCATCGTCGACCAGCTCAGCGAGCGCTACAAGATCGACAATCACCTGGTCGAGATCGGCGCCAGCGTCGGCATCGCCATGACGGCGCCGGGGATCAGCGCCGATACGCTACTCAAGAACGCCGACATGGCGCTGTATCGCGCCAAGGCCGAGGGCAGGGGCACGTTCTGCTTCTTCCGCGACGAACTCGCCCAGACCGTCGAGGCGCGCCGCATCCTCGAGCTCGATCTGCGCAAGGCGCTGGCGAGCGAGGAGTTCGAGCTGTTCTACCAGCCGCTCGTCAATCTGAAATCCGGCAAGATCTCCACCTGCGAGGCGCTGCTGCGCTGGAACCATCCGGTGCGCGGCACCGTCTCGCCGGTCGACATCATCCCCGTCGCCGAGGACATGGGCCTGATCGTCGATCTCGGCCGCTGGATCCTGCGCAAGGCCTGCCTGGAGTGCATGAAGTGGCCGGAGGCGGTGAGCGTCGCCGTCAACTTCTCGCCGCAGCAGTTCCACCAGCGCGACGTGCTGAGCGAGGTGCGCTATGCGCTTGAAGTGTCGGGCCTGCCGCCGCATCGCCTGGAGATCGAGATCACAGAATCGTCGCTCCTGCGCAACACGCAGCTGACCCATGACGTGCTGTCGCAATTGCACATGCTCGGCGTGCGGATCTCGCTCGACGATTTCGGCACCGGCTATTCGAGCCTCAGCTATCTGCACAACTTCCCGCTCGAGAAGGTCAAGATCGATCGCTCCTTCCTCGAGGGCATCGACAGCGACCGTCCTCTGACGCTGCTGCGCGGCGTCGCCCGCCTGTCGGCCGATCTCGGCATGTCGGTCGTCGTCGAGGGCATCGAGACCAACGAGCAGCTCGAGCTGGTTAGCGTCGACGGCACCGTCACCGAGGCGCAGGGCTATCTGTTCAGCCGGCCCGTGCCGGCGGTGCGGATCCGCCAGCTGCTCAATGCGTCGCATGGGCGGCGGACGATCGATGAACCGTTGGCTGCCATCGGCGGCAGCCGCTCGATCGCCTGATTACCGGCTCTGCCTCAGAGTCATGGCTCCGCGACCAGCCATGCAAGACAACCGGACGTCGTACCAGCCGGGGGCAGGACGCGCGCATCGCGCGCGAGTTCGTTTCGAATCGGCACGCAGTTGATCCGAAGCGAACCCTCATCGCTCTGCCGGCCTCTCTGTAAGTCTCGGTTGCGGCACCGGGATTCTACGTGCCGTTAACCCTGTACCGGCGAAAGCTTTGCATCCCAATTAACGCACTGTTAATCTCATTAGTGCTCGTAAGGGTTGTGTGAAAAGGGGTTGCGAATGAAATCGGCGGCTAAAGTGACTGCCGTTGCTGATCATAAATTGGATGCGCTCGACAATGTGGATTACCGGCTGGCGCTGACCGCCGACGACAAGGACGAGATCTATCGGCTGCGCTACCGCGCCTATCTCCGTGAAGGCGCCATTCTCCCCTCGGCCAGCGAGCGCGTCACCGACCAGTATGACGATCTTCCCAACAGCTTCATCTTCGGCGTCTACGTCGATGGTGAGCTGTATAGCTCGATCCGCATCAGCGTGCTGAACGCGCAATGGCGCCGGTCGCTGTCGTCGGACATGTTCGCCGATCTGCTGCATCCGGAGCTCGACCGCGGCAAGGTCATCATCGATCCGACGCGGTTCGTCGCCGACTATGAGAAAGCCCGGTCGTTTCCGGCGCTGCCTTATGTGACGGTCCGGCTCGGCTACGTCGCCTGCGCCCATTTCAACGCCGACATCGGTCTCGCCAATGTGCGGCCGGAGCACAGGGCCTTCTACAAGAAGGTGTTCCTGCAGGAACCATGGGGCGAGCCGCGGCTCTACTCCGGCCTGACCAAGCCGGTCGGGCTCGTGGCGGCCCATTATCCCAGGATTCGTGAGCGTGTGTTCCAGCGCTTCCCGTTCATGCGTTCGAGCGCGTTCGAGCGGCGCATGCTGTTCGATCGTCCGGCTCCCGACGCGTTCAGTGATTCGTTCAGGATTCAGCCGGTCGCAAAAGCCGGCTGATCGCCGGTCCTGATCGCGCGAACCAGGCTGTCAGCCAAGTTCAATCCGCGACTTTCCCGCAGGAATCAGCGAAAAAGCGCCTTGCTCAAGGCGCACGACCGCTTGCCTTCACCCTGGCGCCACATTTACAACCCATTAACCATCGGGGCTGCTTTTTCGGGTTTCGTTAGCATTTGACGGGGTTCTGCAAGGCCCCATCAAGGTTGACGGAACGTTCGCTTAACCATCGCCCTGTAGACCGGATGGCAGTTGAGAACGTGAGCGTGGAGGCTCCGGGAATGAAATATCAAATGCGTATCCTCCAGGGATTGAAGTTGGCTGCCGTGCTCGCGGTTGCACTGTCGATGGGTGCTTGCGCGAACAAGAGCTTGACCGACGCCAACGCCATGGCGGGCGGCGCGGCGGCCCCGGGCAGCCAGCAGGACTTCGTGGTGAACGTCGGCGATCGAGTCTTCTTCGAGAGCGATCAGACCGATCTCACGCCGCAGGCGATCGCCACGCTCGAGAAGCAGGCGCAGTGGCTGCAGAGCTATCCGCGCTACTCCTTCACGATCGAAGGCCATGCCGATGAGCGCGGCACCCGCGAGTACAACATCGCCCTCGGCGCGCGCCGGGCGCAGTCGGTGCGCAACTTCCTGGTCTCGCGCGGCATCGATCAGAGCCGCATGCGCACCATCTCCTATGGCAAGGAGCGGCCGGTCGCCGTGTGTAACGACATCTCCTGCTGGTCGCAGAACCGTCGTGCCGTCACCGTGCTGAACGCAAGTTCATAAAGCTGAACAAACTGATTGCTGATGAAGCCGGCGTCGGAGACCGACGCCGGCTTCATCTTTTTGTCTTCGCTTGAACGTCATTTGTCTCTATTGCCGTTCTGCCGTACAGCCCCATCCATTGGGCTATGTTTTCCAACCTCTCGCCGATCCGGTCGTCAGGGCAGCATGTCGTTCATGTCTCTTTCCAGGAGCGCGATCGCGGTTCTCGCAGCGCTCGTTGTTGTTTTCGCGCAGGCGGTCCCGACCCGGGCGATCGCCCAGGTCGATGACGATCCGGAGATCCGGATCCAGCGGCTCGAGAACCAGCTCCGGCAGCTGACCGGCCAGAACGAAGAGCTGCAATACCGCAATCGTCAGCTCCAGGAGCAGCTTCGCCAGCTGCAGAACGGGGCGCAGCCTGCCGCTCCCGCGGCGCAGCCGACTGCGGCGGCTCCGCCGCCTCCGACTCAGATCGCGCCGTCCTACAGCCAGCCCGCCCAGCCCGCCTATGGCCAGCCGCAATATGGTCAGCAGCAGCCGGCCTATCCGCAGCAGCCGCCGCCGAGCTATCCGCCGGCACAGGCCGCGGCACCCGCGCCGATCACGCAGGACCCGCCGGCCGCCGGCGGCGTCCGCCGCCGAGGCGATGCGTTCGATCCGAGCCAGAACCCGACTGCGCCTGGCGCCCCGCAGGCGCTCGGCGGCGGCGCGCTGCCGATCCAGCCCGGCGGTGGGCAGCCTGCCGGCCGTCCGGCGGGCGATCCGGCTGGTGTCGCCAACGCCGGGGCAGGGCGCTACCCGCAAGGTGCGCCGGTTGCCGCCGCGCCCGGCGCTGCCGGGCTCGACACCGCGCCACCGCGGCAGACGCCGCGCGACGAATACGATCTCGGCATCGGCTACATGCAGCGCCGCGACTACGCGCTGGCCGAGCAGACGATGCGCAACTTCACCCAGAAATATCCGAACGATCCGATGATCGGCGACGCGCAATACTGGCTCGGTGAAAGCCTGTACCGGCGCCAGCAATATCGCGATGCCGCCGAGATCTTCCTGACGGTGACGACCAAGCACGACAAATCGTCGAAGGCGGCCGATGCGCTGCTGCGCCTCGGCCAGTCGCTGGCGGCCCTCAAGGAGAAGGAAGCGGCCTGCGCCGCGTTCGGCGAGGTGACGCGCAAATACCCGCGCGCCTCGGCCGGCGTGAAGGCGGCCGTCGATCAGGAGCAGAAGCGCGTGAAGTGCTGACCGCGCGCGGCGCTTGTCGCGCGCGAAGGCCTTGAGTTTGTTGTTCCGGCGTCCGACGACTAATCTGGGTCGTCATGGCAGCCCACGAGACCGCGCAGGCGAATCCTTCCGACGACGGCCGTCCCATCGGCGTGGCCGAAGCGGAGGTGCTGTTCGCTTCGCTCGCCGATGCGCCTGCGCTGGTGCTTGCCGTGTCCGGCGGCCCCGATTCGATGGCGCTGCTATGGCTGGCGGCTCGCTGGCGGCAGGCGCTGGCAGACGGGCCGCGACTGGTTGCAATCACCGTCGATCATGGCTTGCGGCCGGAAGCCCGGCGCGAAGCTGCGATGGTCAAGCGGTTCGCGCGGCAGCTCGAGGTTTCGCACCGGATGCTGCGCTGGACCGAGCCGAAGCCGACCACGGGAATTCCCGAAGCGGCGCGTCTGGCCAGATATCGCCTGCTGGCACGGGCTGCGCGGCAGGCCGGTGCAAGCCACGTCCTCACCGCTCACACCCGCGACGATCAGGCCGAGACGGTGCTGATGCGGTTGCTGCGTGGCAGCGGCATCGTCGGGCTCGCGGCCATGGCACCGGTCAGCGCCCGCGACGGGCTGCTGCTGGCGCGCCCGCTGCTGGAGATTTCGAAGGCCCGGCTCGTCGCCACCCTTCGCTCGGCCGGGATCGAGTTTGCCGATGACCCCACCAACCACGATCCGGCCTATACGCGGCCGCGCTTGCGCGCGCTGATGCCGGCGCTGGCAGCCGAGGGTGGTGATTCGCGGACGCTGGCGACGCTCGCCGGCCGCCTCGCCCGCGCCAACGCGGCCATCGAGCTGATGGTCGATGGTGCCGAGAAGCACCTCGCGCTCCGCGCTTCGCGCGGCGGCTCGATCCGGCCTGCCCAGGGGCAGACGTTCGAGGCGCGCGCCTTTGTCGCACTTCCGGCGGAGATCAGGCTGAGATTGCTGATGCGGGCCATCAACCAGATTGGAACCGAGGGGCCGGTGGAACTCGGGAAGGCGGAAGCGCTGCTCGATCGCATGGACCGGACGATGGACCGGACTCTTGCGGGGGTCGCAAATGGTGGTACCTCTGCGGCGGGCAGGCTAAAACAAACCTTGGCTGGTGCGCTGGTAAGCATGACGCGCGAGGCCATTCGCATCACTCCGGCGCCGCCTCGTCGTCCGCGCCGGAGTTGAGACGGAGGCAGCCTTCGCTGACCCTTAACCACCTGCGTCGGCGGCGCTTTTCCCGCGCCTTTTTTTGAGCGGGAATCGGGCTAGGATGCGTTAAATAGTCCTGTCTGGTTCCCTTGGCATTGCGGCGAGTGGTACCTAGATTACGAGACGGTCGACCGGGGGATTCCCTCGTGGCTACCCAGGGATGAGTCCGAGGACAGACGGCCGCGATCCGCGCGACCACGAAGGAAAATCGATGAACGCCAATCTGCGCAATTTCGCCCTTTGGGTCATTATTGTTCTGTTGCTATTGGCTCTGTTCACGCTCTTCCAAAATCCGGGCCAACGCGCGTCCTCGCAAGACATCACCTTCTCGCAGCTCTTGACCGAGGTCGATCAGGGCAATGTCCGCGACGTTGTGATCCAGGGCCCCGAAATTCACGGCACCTTCAAGAACGGCTCCTCGTTCCAGACCTACGCGCCGAGCGATCCGAATCTCGTGAAGCGCCTGTACGACGCCAAGGTTTCGATCACCGCGAAGCCGCCGGGCGACAACGTGCCGTGGTTCGTCTCGCTGCTCGTCTCCTGGCTGCCATTCATCGCGCTGATCGGCGTCTGGATCTTCCTGTCGCGGCAGATGCAGGGCGGCGCCGGCAAGGCGATGGGCTTCGGCAAGTCGCGGGCGAAGATGCTGACCGAAGCGCATGGCCGCGTCACCTTCGAGGACGTCGCCGGCGTCGACGAGGCCAAGCAGGACCTGCAGGAGATCGTCGAATTCCTGCGCGACCCCGGCAAATTCCAGCGGCTCGGCGGCCGGATTCCGCGTGGCGTGCTCCTGGTCGGCCCTCCCGGCACCGGCAAGACGCTGATCGCACGCGCGGTCGCCGGTGAAGCCAACGTGCCGTTCTTCACCATCTCCGGTTCTGACTTCGTCGAGATGTTCGTCGGCGTCGGCGCCAGCCGCGTCCGCGACATGTTCGAGCAGGCCAAGAAGAACGCGCCCTGCATCATCTTCATCGACGAAATCGATGCCGTCGGCCGTCACCGTGGCGCCGGTCTCGGCGGTGGCAATGACGAGCGCGAGCAGACCCTCAACCAGCTGCTGGTCGAGATGGACGGCTTCGAGGCCAATGAGGGCGTGATCCTGATCGCCGCCACCAACCGTCCCGACGTGCTCGATCCCGCCCTGATGCGTCCGGGCCGCTTCGACCGTCAGGTCGTCGTGTCCAATCCCGACATCATCGGCCGCGAGCAGATCCTCAAGGTTCACGTCCGCAAGGTGCCGCTGGCGCCCGACGTCAACCTCAAGACCATCGCCCGCGGCACGCCCGGCTTCTCCGGCGCCGACCTGATGAACCTCGTCAACGAGGCCGCCCTGACCGCCGCCCGCCGCAACAAGCGGATGGTGACGCAGGCCGAGTTCGAGGAGGCCAAGGACAAGGTGCTGATGGGCGCCGAGCGCCGGTCGATGGTGATGACCGAGGAAGAGAAGATGCTGACCGCCTATCACGAGGCGGGCCATGCGATCGTCGGCCTCAACGTCCCGAGCCACGACCCGATCCACAAGGCCACCATCATCCCGCGCGGCCGCGCGCTCGGCATGGTGCAGTCGCTGCCCGAGGCCGACCGTCACTCGCACACCCGCGAATGGTGCGTCTCTAAGCTCGCGATGATGTTCGGCGGCCGCGAGGCCGAGGTGCAGAAGTTCGGGCCCGAGAAGGTCACCAACGGCGCCACCGGTGACATCCAGCAGGCCACCAACCTTGCCCGTGCGATGGTGATGGAATGGGGCATGTCCGACAAGCTCGGCCGCGTCCGCTACCAGAGCAATGAGCAGGAGGTGTTCCTGGGTCATTCGGTGGCGCGATCGACCAACATCTCCGACGACACCGCCCGCCTGATCGACTCGGAAATCCGCGGCCTGATCGAGGCCGGCGAGCAGGAGGCCCGCCGCATCATCACCGAGAAGCGCGAGGACTGGGAGACTATCGCCCAGGCGCTGCTCGAATATGAGACGCTGACCGGCGAGGAGATCCTCGACCTGCTCAAGGGCAAGAAGCCGAACCGCGAATCGGCGATCGAGCCGTCGACGCCGCGCGCCTCGGCCGTGCCGCCGGCCGGCAAGCCGCGGCCGCGTCCCGATCCGGATCCCGGCCTCGAGCCGCAGCCCCAGGCCTGATCGGGGCGGGGGCGCGGCCGACCCGCGGGGGCCGATACGGAACATCAAGAGATTGAGACGACAGGCCCGGTTCGCAGCCGGGCTTTTCGTTGTCTGCAACCCATTGTCGTTGTTAACGAATGCTCAAAGGCTGGGTATTCGGATGATGACGATTTTGGGTGCGGCGCGCTCTCCTGCGGGCCTGTTTTTCAGTGTGTCCTTCGTCGGCCTGGCCGCGTTTGGCGGTCGCGAGGCAGCGGCGCAGGGCGTTTTCGATGCGGCCGCCGCCGGGCCGTTCACCTCGAGCTTTTTCGGTGAGGCGACCTATGCCACCGGCAGCAGCTGCTTCGGGAGCTATGTCCGCTCCGGCGGGATGAGCGCCTCCGGCCTGGCGGTGGGCAGTGCCGGCAAGGTTTGCGAAACGCCCTACATCTCGGTGAATGCGGTCGAGGTGCCGATCATCTGGACTTTCGGCGGCGCCGGTCTCGACTCCGGCGGCGTGACCGAGCTGGCGCTGCCGACTGCGCGGCTCGACAATTTCGCCAGCGGTGCGGCGACGGGCGTCGATGCGGCGGGCAAGACCGTCGTTGGTGTCGTGCTCGGCGCCGACAGCACCCAGACCTATTACGATATCTACCCTTATGTCTGGCAGGCGACGACCGCCGGCGCCTTCACCGGCGTCGTGCCGACGCAGCTTCCGCTGCACGGGGCCGACAGCGATGGCGCGGCGTATGGCATCAGTCCGAACGGCAGCTATGCGACCGGCTGGAGCGGTACTCTGCAGTTCGACGCGGCCTGGCCGCATCGGATCACGACGAGCACCAGCACGATGCAGGCGGCCGTCTGGACTCTCGCGTCCAATTCGGTGCAACTGCTCGGCGCCACGCCGGACCCCGTCAACTCGCCTGCAAGCTCGGGCAAGGCGGTAGCCGACAACGGCACGGTGGTCGGCTGGTACGGACTGTTCCCGCGCGACGCTTTCACCAATGACGTCAACCTGGCGCGCGGCTCGGGCCTCTTGCTGTCGGACATCAGCGGTTACGGCGACTACGCCACGATCTGGCAGCCGAAGCCGTTCGTCTGGACGCTCGCCTCGGGCATCATGACCCGGCTCGGCATGACGCCGCTGAACGACAGCGCAACGACCTACGCCTATGGCGAAGCGCGGGCGCTGAACGCCGGGACCGGCAGCGTTGCCACCGCGAGCGTCGCGGTCGGCTGGCTCGGCAATTCGGCCAGCAGTTTCGAGGCGGTGCGCTGGAGCTCCACCGACAATTGGGCGACGCATTCCACCCTGCAGCTCGCCGCGGTCGCGCCGACCGATGCGGACAATCTCGGCCGCATCGGTGCGGTCGCCAATGCCGTCGACGCCTCCGGCAACAACGTGGTCGGGCGTGTCGAATATGCCTGCACGGCGAGCAGCAGCGGCTCCTGCTCGCAGGCGGTCTATTGGTCGGTGTCCGCCGACGGCCAGTCCTCGTCGGGCGCCACGCTGGCCTCGATCCTGGCGAGCGTCGGCATCAGTACCAGCAATGTCACGCTGACCGACGCGACTGCCATTGCGGTGTCCACGACCAGCTCGTCCTCACAAATCCTCATCCTTGGCAACGGCACTCGCAACGATCCAGGGAGCACGCAGGACCTGTTCCTGATCAAGCTGGACCGCGTATCGTCGAGCACTCCGGCGACCTCTGGCGGCATCACCAGCGTTCTGGAGCAGCGGAGCTCGCTCGGGAGCCTCGGCGTCGTCGCCAACCAGGGCGTCACCGCGACCGACGCCGCGATGGGCGCGCTCGCGACCGCCGCGGACTACTATCGTTGTGTGAGGACAGCGGCCGGCGAGGCCTCACAATGGTGCGGCTTCGCTTATGGCCTGGTCGCCGGCAACTCCAGTTACGGCACCAGCGGCACCGAACTGTCGGGCAGCTTCGGTCTCGCCCGCGCGATTGGGCCCTCGACGTCGATCGGCTTCAGCGTCGGCGTCTCGGGCCTGCGCAACGGCCTCGCCTCTGGCGGCCGCTTCGACGCGCCGGGGGCGACATTCGGGACGTACTTCGCGCACCGCCCGGACACCGGCTTTCAGTTTCTGGCGATGGCGGTGGCCTCGCTCTATCCCGACCTGACGCTCACCCGCGGCTATCTCAACGGCACGATGCTGACGAATTCGCAAGGCGCGACCCATGCGAGTTCGGCGGGCGCGATGGCGCGAATCGGCTGGGCCTTTGCAGTCGCTGGCCTCAAGGCGACAGTCACGCCCTACGCGCAGCTGTCTCACGTCAATGCGCGCGTCGGCGGCTTCGTCGAGAATGGCGGCCTGTTCCCGGCGTCCATCTCCGCGTTCAATGCGGCGGCAACGACCTTGCGCGTCGGCGCGCAATTGCGCGGCTCGCTGACGGAGCGGCTCTCGGCGTTCGGCGGTCTCGCCTGGGCCGGCAATCTCCGCAATGACGCGCCTGCCGTGCAAGGCTCGCTGCTGGCGGCGGATTGCAATAGCACCTCGCCGCTCACGGCGTTCTGCGGAATGTCCGGGCTCGGTCCGCGCCTGAGCCGGAGCTGGGTCGAGGGCAGTGCCGGCTTGCGCTACGAGCTCGCGCAGGGCTCGGCGGCGATGATCAGCGCCAATGCCGCCAGCCAGAACACGCTGACCTACGGCCTCCAGGTCGGCTACAGCCGCGCCTTCTGAGCGCGGCGCCGGGGCCGGTTTGCGCTTAAGCCTTCTTCAAGCCTCCCGGCCTATGGCTTGATTGGAGTTGCGCCCGTGCCGGCGCGGGCGAGGTTCAGATGGCCGACAATCCTGTTGCCGCCGCGATCCCATCGCAGCGCCTTTCGCAACGTCCCGGCGTTCCCGCGAGCCTGTTCGCGGTGTGCTTCGCGCTCGCCTGCATCAACGCCGCGTTCTTTCCCGCAGGGCTGCTGTCGGGCATCTGGATCTGGGGCGCCGACGGGCTCGGGCTTCCCACCGACTTCGTCAACGTCTGGGCTGCGGGCAAGCTCGCGCTGCAGGGCCATCCGGCGCTGGCCTGGGACTGGGACGTGCAGCGTCAGGTCGAGCTCGATCTTTTGAAGCAGGATTTTCCAGGCTATTTCGCCTGGCACTATCCGCCGCCGTTCCTGTTCGTCGCCGCCTTTGTCGCGCAGTTTCCCTACATCATCGCGTTCGCCGGCTGGGCCTATGCGAGCTTCGTTCCGTTCGCGATTGCCATGCGCGCCATCGTCGGCCGCGGCTTCGGTCTGGTGCTCGCCGCCGGCTTCCCGGCGTTGTTCTCGAACACGCTGGTCGGGCAGAACGGCTGCCTCACCGCCGCACTCGTCGGCGGCACGCTGTATTGGCTGCCGGCGCGGCCAGTGCTGGCCGGCATCTGCCTCGGGCTTCTGACCTACAAGCCGCAATATGGTTTGCTGTTTCCGATCCTGCTGATCGCCACGCAGCGCTGGACCGCCTTCGCCGCCGCAAGCGCCACGGCGATCGTGCTGGCGCTCGCGTCCTGGATGGCCTTCGGCCTCGAGAGCTGGCAGGCTTTCGTGCATTGGCTGCCGATGTTCTCGCAGGCCTTTCTGACCGAGGGCAAGGCGACATGGTGGAAGCTGCAGAGCCTGTTTTCGCTGGTGCGCTATTTCGGCGGCTCGGAGACGCTGGCCTGGACCTTCCAATGGGTGTTGACTGCGGCCGTTGCGGTCGTGCTGGTGACGCTATGGCGGAGTCCGGTGCGCTATGCGTTGAAGGCCGCGGCGCTTGCAGTCGGGCTGCTGCTGACCACGCCCTATCTGTTCATGTACGACATGATGGTTCAGGCAATCGCCGTGGCGTGGCTGGTGCGGATGGGCCTTCGTGACGGGTTCCGCCGCTACGAATTGCCGGCCTTCGGCTGCGTCGCGGCGCTGCAGATCAGCTTCATGCTGACCGGCATACCGCTCGGCCTTGTCGCCAATCTAACGGTCGGCGCTCTGGTTTTGGCCCGGGCCGGATCCTGGTGGCGGCGCCAGCCGGTGAGCTCCGAGACGGCGTTCGCCCCCGCGTGACGCCGTGCGCAGGCGGACCAAGCCGTGATTGCGCTTGTGTTTTTTCCTGAACAGGTGTTCAGTTCTTTCAGCGGTTTGCGAGGGTGATCCTCCAAAAACACTGAACCAGCGTTCGCCGGGCG
Proteins encoded in this window:
- a CDS encoding autotransporter outer membrane beta-barrel domain-containing protein yields the protein MMTILGAARSPAGLFFSVSFVGLAAFGGREAAAQGVFDAAAAGPFTSSFFGEATYATGSSCFGSYVRSGGMSASGLAVGSAGKVCETPYISVNAVEVPIIWTFGGAGLDSGGVTELALPTARLDNFASGAATGVDAAGKTVVGVVLGADSTQTYYDIYPYVWQATTAGAFTGVVPTQLPLHGADSDGAAYGISPNGSYATGWSGTLQFDAAWPHRITTSTSTMQAAVWTLASNSVQLLGATPDPVNSPASSGKAVADNGTVVGWYGLFPRDAFTNDVNLARGSGLLLSDISGYGDYATIWQPKPFVWTLASGIMTRLGMTPLNDSATTYAYGEARALNAGTGSVATASVAVGWLGNSASSFEAVRWSSTDNWATHSTLQLAAVAPTDADNLGRIGAVANAVDASGNNVVGRVEYACTASSSGSCSQAVYWSVSADGQSSSGATLASILASVGISTSNVTLTDATAIAVSTTSSSSQILILGNGTRNDPGSTQDLFLIKLDRVSSSTPATSGGITSVLEQRSSLGSLGVVANQGVTATDAAMGALATAADYYRCVRTAAGEASQWCGFAYGLVAGNSSYGTSGTELSGSFGLARAIGPSTSIGFSVGVSGLRNGLASGGRFDAPGATFGTYFAHRPDTGFQFLAMAVASLYPDLTLTRGYLNGTMLTNSQGATHASSAGAMARIGWAFAVAGLKATVTPYAQLSHVNARVGGFVENGGLFPASISAFNAAATTLRVGAQLRGSLTERLSAFGGLAWAGNLRNDAPAVQGSLLAADCNSTSPLTAFCGMSGLGPRLSRSWVEGSAGLRYELAQGSAAMISANAASQNTLTYGLQVGYSRAF
- a CDS encoding glycosyltransferase family 87 protein codes for the protein MADNPVAAAIPSQRLSQRPGVPASLFAVCFALACINAAFFPAGLLSGIWIWGADGLGLPTDFVNVWAAGKLALQGHPALAWDWDVQRQVELDLLKQDFPGYFAWHYPPPFLFVAAFVAQFPYIIAFAGWAYASFVPFAIAMRAIVGRGFGLVLAAGFPALFSNTLVGQNGCLTAALVGGTLYWLPARPVLAGICLGLLTYKPQYGLLFPILLIATQRWTAFAAASATAIVLALASWMAFGLESWQAFVHWLPMFSQAFLTEGKATWWKLQSLFSLVRYFGGSETLAWTFQWVLTAAVAVVLVTLWRSPVRYALKAAALAVGLLLTTPYLFMYDMMVQAIAVAWLVRMGLRDGFRRYELPAFGCVAALQISFMLTGIPLGLVANLTVGALVLARAGSWWRRQPVSSETAFAPA